A region of Mugil cephalus isolate CIBA_MC_2020 chromosome 3, CIBA_Mcephalus_1.1, whole genome shotgun sequence DNA encodes the following proteins:
- the ctsba gene encoding cathepsin B, producing the protein MWHSAILLLAASLSVSLARPHIHPLSDEMINHINKLNTTWKAGHNFRNVDYSYVRKLCGTLLKGPKLPIMVQYVGDVALPKQFDAREQWPNCPTLKEIRDQGSCGSCWAFGAAEAISDRVCIHSNAKVNVEISSEDLLTCCESCGMGCNGGYPSAAWNYWTKEGLVSGGLYDSHIGCRPYTIAPCEHHVNGSRPPCTGEGGDTPECIHSCESGYQPSYQDDKHYGKTSYSVPSEEEQIQHEIYKNGPVEGAFTVYEDFVSYKSGVYQHMSGSAVGGHAIKILGWGEENGVPYWLCANSWNTDWGDKGYFKFLRGSDHCGIESEIVAGIPK; encoded by the exons ATGTGGCACTCAGCCATCCTCCTCCTGGCTGCCAGCCTGTCGGTGAGCCTGGCCAGGCCCCACATCCATCCATTGTCTGATGAGATGATCAACCAtatcaataaattaaatacaactTGGAAG GCTGGTCACAACTTCCGTAACGTTGACTACAGTTATGTCCGGAAACTCTGCGGTACATTGCTGAAGGGACCCAAACTGCCAATCAT GGTTCAGTATGTTGGAGACGTGGCGCTGCCCAAACAGTTTGACGCCAGGGAGCAGTGGCCCAACTGTCCCACCCTGAAGGAGATCAGAGACCAGGGCTCCTGTGGATCCTGCTGG GCGTTTGGTGCTGCAGAGGCCATCTCCGACCGCGTATGCATCCACAGCAACGCCAAGGTCAATGTAGAGATCTCCTCCGAGGATCTGCTGACGTGCTGTGAAAGCTGTGGCATGGG ATGCAATGGTGGCTACCCTTCAGCTGCCTGGAACTACTGGACCAAAGAGGGACTGGTCTCTGGAGGTCTCTATGACTCCCATATTG GTTGCCGGCCCTACACCATCGCCCCCTGTGAGCACCATGTGAATGGGAGCAGGCCTCCCTGCACTGGGGAGGGTGGCGACACACCCGAGTGCATACACAGCTGTGAATCTGGATACCAACCCAGCTACCAGGATGACAAGCACTACG GTAAAACATCGTACAGCGTGCcgtcagaggaggagcagatcCAACATGAGATCTACAAGAACGGCCCCGTAGAGGGAGCGTTCACAGTCTATGAGGACTTCGTCTCGTACAAGTCTG GTGTGTATCAGCACATGTCAGGATCTGCTGTGGGTGGACATGCCATCAAGATCCTGGGCTGGGGAGAGGAGAACGGTGTCCCCTACTGGCTCTGTGCCAACTCCTGGAACACTGACTGGGGTGACAAGG GGTACTTTAAATTCCTGCGTGGGTCTGATCATTGTGGTATTGAGTCTGAAATTGTGGCAGGAATTCCCAAATAA
- the efcab2 gene encoding dynein regulatory complex protein 8, with the protein MLFLCGQRHSVARQHSNNGAVMAESSQSAETNLTDVQNDIKAAFKPFDYQANNTVDVREIGTIIYSLGCFPSQADLHDFIAEVEEDHTGYVHLDRFLPAMTKVLVENKFPPIPEDLLLQAFEVLDKEKKGYLEPEELIKYMTQEGEPFTQMEVDEMLTALADREKNLIYYKDLTSQLTIDPDMKGYPKR; encoded by the exons atgttgttcCTATGTGGGCAGCGCCACTCGGTTGCTAGGCAACACTCTAACAACGGGGCAGTCATGGCGGAGAGCAGCCAAAGTGCAG AGACCAACCTGACAGATGTACAAAATGACATCAAAGCTGCCTTCAAGCCGTTTGATTATCAGGCTAATAACACGGTGGACGTCAG ggagATTGGCACCATTATATATTCACTGGGTTGCTTCCCCTCTCAGGCCGATCTACATGACTTCATAGCTGAG GTGGAAGAAGATCACACAGGATATGTCCATTTGGACAGGTTCCTCCCAGCCATGACTAAAGTGCTGGTGGAGAACAA GTTCCCTCCCATCCCTGAGGACCTTCTGCTTCAGGCCTTTGAG GTTCtggacaaagaaaagaaaggataCCTGGAGCCTGAGGAGCTGATAAAGTATATGACACAAGAAG GTGAGCCCTTTACTCAGATGGAGGTGGATGAGATGCTGACAGCACTCGCCGACCGTGAGAAGAACTTGATCTATTACAAAGACTTAACCAGCCAGCTGACTATTGACCCCGACATGAAGGGTTATCCAAAACGTTGA
- the cgref1 gene encoding cell growth regulator with EF hand domain protein 1 codes for MQTDVFMEARLGQLVPCVLSLSMLIHLCLAAPGLPGTQRQELVDAHSPSIALPNPFGSGEDERRLLQTYIQSSLMKEQGGPEISTWEQEVFFLFGLYDYDRSGFLDGLEMMKLLSNYTSHHTPGAQASEQVVSMVDFLLQTQDLNQDGLLTPSELLSPPITQTQDSSNNVAPHQDQQVAAEDTLSNTIGDQEDAAVEQMREEGAHEEIQLQHDMMTEEEKAIHQVDEHTGQQIQEAPVAEQGQDHNIPVHQGQPEI; via the exons ATGCAGACAG ATGTGTTCATGGAGGCTCGCCTGGGCCAGCTTGTCCCGtgtgttctgtctctgtccatgcTGATTCACCTGTGCCTGGCTGCGCCGGGGCTACCTGGGACACAAAG aCAAGAATTGGTAGACGCTCACTCTCCTTCTATTGCACTACCCAATCCCTTTGGCTCTGGAGAGGATGAACGCAG GCTGTTACAGACTTacattcagtccagtttgatGAAGGAGCAAGGAGGACCAGAGATCAGCACCTGGGAACAAG AGGTTTTCTTCCTGTTTGGTCTTTATGACTATGATCGCAGCGGGTTTTTGGATGGCTTGGAGATGATGAAACTACTTTCAAACTACACATCCCATCATACACCTGGTGCCCAGGCCAGTGAGCAG gTGGTTTCCATGGTAGATTTCTTACTTCAAACTCAGGATCTAAACCAGGACGGCCTGCTGACCCCTTCTGAACTGCTCTCTCCTCCAATCACTCAAACCCAG GACTCAAGCAACAATGTTGCACCTCACCAGgatcagcaggtggcagcagaggACACACTATCAAACACCATTGGTGACCAGGAGGATGCAGCAGTGGAGCagatgagagaggagggggCTCATGAGGAGATTCAGCTTCAACATGATATgatgacagaagaggagaaagccATACACCAAGTAGACGAGCATACGGGGCAACAAATCCAAGAAGCCCCAGTAGCAGAACAGGGGCAGGACCACAACATCCCTGTACATCAGGGTCAACCTGagatataa
- the xkr5b gene encoding XK-related protein 5b, protein MRDYTATPSHGGACMPCCQVCVFAFTAFLIVAERTALIYCFVYYLWIGHNYCYAHLAGFTALFLLPGWGPQWLSYLWYLSDGRIRRKSLRWTHILHLGIFKRLWECMRLPDEDVYSEIMQQADASALRLFEALVVTLPETLLQTYVLICTDIGLKSPASVCFVVCLLSLAWALVLYARACSLIRPGHLHMTPAAILCRLLWRVSMLGSRFAVLMLFTRIFKQWILGVIGVHWLGATFWMVSQQTDIVNSPGQWSLFNLILGAIHIFLFLNVKYGQSRYRMAGFYLAMFLENAFLLLASSWLFTMVSWDTVGIPAAVFCSFLIGVIALVLYYRFLHPKSFEIFQSIRHRGIGGACTERGSTLSLEEKVTPTFHRHATLSGGGTLMDLPRQWEGWNHHHWLLICLAMKTGSISTIWSAYGEGGLAGLMGLSEELHSPDEHYVPRVPPVQPQVPQISPPAPPPAPPQTQTPQVTEVVQPPKPAHASIVARPVRKAPPTSIQDMRRFPEIIPVQEVILEETAEEDSSAPPSEDKGDEEFQSAAYGSPSLSSPQQGGSLRHIDSNAATLTEVSSSVGSLDIKTPGWSPERRSPLLIGSPENKSGIPGESSTTLYFSADAQSPSSGSYLGWGSELSPFSGYRTPYRIREARFVTSTPRMEEPRAGAESPSLTPVVVTPATPGTTPGATPGGTPGNSTPAASTPGTSTPAASTPGATTPAASTPAASTPGATAPGIQIVPLTPVISHARKQMVQFVDSRERAV, encoded by the exons TGATCTACTGCTTTGTGTACTATCTGTGGATAGGTCACAACTACTGCTACGCCCATCTGGCCGGCTTCACTGCACTGTTCCTGCTCCCAG GTTGGGGTCCTCAGTGGCTCAGTTATCTGTGGTACCTGTCTGATGGACGGATCCGCAGGAAGTCTCTCAGGTGGACGCACATACTGCATCTCGGTATCTTTAAAAG GCTGTGGGAGTGTATGCGTCTGCCAGATGAGGATGTGTATAGTGAGATCATGCAGCAGGCTGATGCCTCTGCCTTACGTCTGTTTGAGGCCTTGGTGGTCACGCTCCCCGAGACGCTGCTGCAGACCTATGTACTCATCTGCACTGACATAGGACTCAAATCTCCAG CCTCGGTGTgttttgtggtgtgtttgttgtctCTCGCCTGGGCCTTGGTCCTTTACGCCAGAGCTTGTTCACTCATCAGACCTGGACACTTACATATGACCCCTGCTGCCATTCTCTGTCGACTGCTGTGGAGG GTCAGCATGTTGGGATCTAGGTTTGCTGTACTCATGCTCTTCACACGTATCTTCAAACAGTGGATCCTGGGAGTGATCG gTGTACATTGGCTGGGTGCAACTTTCTGGATGGTGTCCCAGCAGACCGACATCGTAAATTCACCCGGTCAATGGAGCCTCTTCAACCTTATTCTGGGGGCCATTCATATCTTTCTCTTCCTCAATGTGAAGTACGGTCAATCCAGATACCGCATGGCCGGGTTCTACCTG GCAATGTTCTTAGAAaatgcttttcttcttctggccTCCTCCTGGCTCTTTACCATGGTGTCCTGGGACACTGTGGGCATCCCAGCTGCAGTGTTCTGCAGCTTCCTTATTG GGGTGATAGCGTTGGTGCTGTACTACCGTTTCCTCCACCCTAAGTCTTTTGAGATCTTCCAAAGTATTCGCCACAGGGGGATAGGTGGAGCCTGCACGGAGCGTGGATCTACGCTTTCACTGGAAGAGAAAGTCACGCCCACTTTCCATCGCCATGCAACACTGTCTG GAGGTGGGACCCTCATGGACCTTCCTCGCCAATGGGAGGGCTGGAATCATCACCACTGGCTGCTTATTTGCTTGGCTATGAAGACTGGGAGTATTTCGACTATCTGGTCTGCGTATGGTGAGGGCGGACTAGCCGGACTGATGGGTCTGTCTGAAGAACTTCATTCCCCCGATGAGCATTATGTCCCTCGG GTTCCACCTGTTCAGCCGCAGGTTCCTCAGATCTCgccaccagctcctcctccggctcccCCACAGacccagacaccacag GTGACAGAGGTGGTCCAGCCACCAAAGCCAGCTCATGCCAGTATAGTGGCCCGACCGGTGAGGAAAGCTCCTCCCACATCGATCCAGGATATGAGAAGGTTTCCAGAGATCATCCCAGTACAGGAGGTTATTTTAGAAGAGACCGCAGAAGAAGATTCCAGCGCCCCTCCATCAGAGGACAAAG GTGACGAGGAGTTCCAGAGTGCAGCTTACGGCTCTCCATCACTCTCATCTCCTCAACAAGGTGGAAGCCTCCGCCACATCGACAGCAACGCTGCAACTCTGACAGAAGTCTCGTCCTCCGTGGGTTCTCTGGACATCAAGACGCCCGGCTGGTCACCTGAGCGACGGTCCCCTCTCCTGATCGGTTCCCCGGAGAACAAATCGGGGATCCCCGGAGAATCCAGCACTACGCTGTATTTCAGCGCAGACGCACAGTCTCCCTCCAGTGGGAGCTATCTCGGTTGGGGCTCAGAGCTGTCGCCCTTCTCCGGCTACAGAACCCCCTATCGGATCAGGGAGGCCCGTTTTGTCACATCCACCCCACGAATGGAGGAGCCTCGAGCAGGGGCTGAAAGTCCAAGCCTGACCCCTGTTGTTGTCACTCCCGCCACTCCTGGCACAACACCAGGCGCTACCCCAGGTGGGACCCCTGGTAATTCAACACCTGCCGCTTCAACTCCGGGTACTTCAACACCTGCAGCGTCAACTCCAGGGGCTACAACACCTGCAGCTTCAACTCCAGCAGCTTCAACCCCCGGTGCTACTGCGCCTGGCATCCAAATCGTTCCCCTCACTCCGGTCATTTCCCACGCTCGCAAACAGATGGTCCAGTTTGTGGACAGTAGAGAGAGAGCAGTGTAA
- the adpgk2 gene encoding ADP-dependent glucokinase — protein MEGGGRVSWMKYGSAVSLFVVLLAFWFRSPQNAGLDDRLDTVLSSLLRAESKVFVDNVARPRVAVGFGGCVDLIVDGVSLLKKINLPSTDQPLHHDYIENAEQLAQSFAYFFAPGAAAERFMFNDTLFSELVEEARDLPGNRWSVGGNAPVMAGRMAIEGCDVLLGGSFSPDFTDVLSQHITVAGNIVEEPDIHLILEYPSGASWGRYTSRRANRYIIHSDDHNPYLASMEAFAEKLKDFQPDLLVVGGLQMMDNFPFQSGERGALFSRLADLLSSTKPQIGIHFEMASFVEESIMEDLLHYVIPHADSLGMNEQELPNLLSLLKGSNITVLSDPNPRVATVLDQMREVYRILNQRHKDSLADSDTSGGQAQVKPLTRLHVHTLAFQAMIVTRGSQWKNTMSATAKASLTANRHVCGSNDIDPSKARLIMDDSFSVSRREGSQRIPLQETRPVSCWDEDDYEICVAPVLVCTEVYQTAGGGDNISAAGLVLQI, from the exons ATGGAAGGGGGAGGCAGGGTGTCGTGGATGAAATACGGGTCTGCTGTGTCcctgtttgtggttctgttgGCCTTCTGGTTCCGCTCACCCCAGAATGCAGGACTGGACGACCGCCTGGACACCGTCCTGTCCTCTCTGCTCCGGGCTGAAAGCAAAGTCTTCGTGGACAACGTCGCCAGACCGAGAGTGGCTGTGG GTTTTGGAGGTTGTGTTGACTTGATAGTAGATGGTGTGTCGTTGCTGAAGAAGATAAACCTCCCTTCAACGGACCAGCCTCTACATCATGACTACATAGAAAATGCTGAGCAGCTGGCTCAGAGCTTTGCCTACTTCTTTGCACCGGGAGCTGCTGCAGA gcGTTTCATGTTTAATGACACCCTCTTCAGTGAGCTCGTTGAGGAGGCGCGTGACTTACCTGGGAACAGATGGTCAGTAGGCGGCAACGCTCCGGTAATGGCTGGTCGCATGGCAATAGAGGGATGTGATGTGTTGCTAGGGGGAAGTTTCAGTCCCGATTTCACTGATGTCCTGTCCCAGCACATTACAG TGGCGGGTAACATAGTAGAAGAGCCAGACATTCACCTGATCCTGGAGTATCCGTCTGGTGCCAGCTGGGGGAGGTACACATCACGTAGAGCCAACAG ATATATAATCCACAGTGATGACCACAACCCCTACCTGGCCTCTATGGAGGCGTTTGCTGAGAAACTAAAAGACTTTCAACCAGATCTGCTGGTGGTGGGTGGGCTGCAAATGATGGACAACTTCCCCTTCCAGTCAG GCGAACGAGGCGCTCTCTTCTCCCGCCTGGCAGACCTGCTGTCCTCCACGAAGCCACAGATCGGGATCCATTTCGAAATGGCCAGTTTTGTGGAAGAGAGTATAATGGAAGACCTGCTCCACTACGTCATCCCCCAC GCGGACTCTTTAGGGATGAATGAACAGGAACTTCCCAACCTGCTTAGCCTGCTCAAAGGCTCCAACATCACCGTGTTGTCAGACCCGAACCCCCGAGTAGCCACTGTCCTCGACCAGATGAGGGAGGTCTATCGCATCCTCAACCAGCGCCACAAGGATTCACTCGCAGACAGTGACACAAGCGGTGGTCAAGCTCAGGTTAAGCCGCTGACCCGGCTCCACGTCCACACGCTGGCCTTCCAGGCCATGATCGTGACGCGTGGCTCCCAGTGGAAGAACACTATGTCGGCCACAGCCAAGGCCTCGCTCACAGCCAACCGCCACGTCTGTGGCTCTAACGACATTGACCCCAGCAAAGCGAGGCTCATCATGGACGACTCCTTCTCTGTGAGTCGGCGGGAGGGAAGCCAGCGCATCCCTCTGCAGGAGACCAGGCCTGTCAGCTGCTGGGATGAGGACGACTACGAGATCTGCGTGGCTCCAGTGCTGGTGTGCACCGAGGTTTACCAGACCGCAGGTGGAGGGGACAACATCTCAGCCGCCGGCCTGGTGCTGCAGATCTAG